The [Clostridium] colinum genome includes the window ATTTATGTCTGTTCCTTCCCTATCAACTGGAAAAGCTGCTAACTGATGCATCCAAAAGTTTTTAAACTTAGTTGCAAAAAGCTCTTTTTTTGCAAAATAGTGTATTTTTCTATTTATACTGCTACATACAATAACTGGGTCAAAGTTGCTAGAATGGTTTGAACAAAATATTACACCACCCTTTTTTGGTACATTTTCTTTGCCCTTTACTGTTACTTTAAATTTTAGTCTAGTGTAGATTATAAGACCAACCATTGCCATATAATAAAACATATCTTCACCTACTTTATATTATCTTTTATTATTTTTATAATTAAATCGGAAACTTCATATATTGAAAGGTTAGTTGTATTAATAGTTATGGCATCATCTGCTTTTTTTAGAGGAGATATTGCTCTGTTTTTATCTTCATTATCTCTATCTATTATACCTTGTCTAACCTTATTATATTCAAATTCTTCATTTTTTATAGCTAATTCTTCACATCTTCTTTTAGCTCGTTCGTCTATATCTGCATCTAAATATATTTTTACATTAGCATCTGGTAAAACATTTGTACCAATATCTCTACCATCCATTATAACATTATTATTTTTAGCTATTTCTCTTTGTATATTTAATAGCTTTTCTCTTACAGAAAATATTTTTGCAATAATAGATGCAACTTTAGCTATTTCTTGAGTTCTTATTTTTTCAGTAACATTTTCATCATTTAAATATATTTGTTGGATACCATTTTCAAAGCTTAATGATATATCTATATTGTCAAGTGATATACTAACATTTTGTTCATTATTATAATCTATGTTATTTTTTAAACAATATAAAGCTATTGTTCTAAACATAGCACCTGTGTCTACATATATAAAATTAAGCTCTTTAGATATAATCTTAGAAACTGTACTTTTTCCAGACCCTGCTGGACCATCTATAGCCACAGTAAAATTAGTATTATCTAAAGCTATATCTGGTCTTAATTTTTTTGCCCCTTTTAAATATATGTGTTTTAAATCTTGTTTATTTATATTTGTTACTGTTATCATAACTCTTATACACATTTTTAGGCTATCTTCTACTTCCATCTCTTGTAAACACATAATAGCACAGTCTGTTAAACCAATAT containing:
- the cmk gene encoding (d)CMP kinase, with the protein product MNIYSIRGAITIEENTKENIVINTEKLLNEIIEKNKIDKSNIVNIIFSATKDITKAYPAVATRNIGLTDCAIMCLQEMEVEDSLKMCIRVMITVTNINKQDLKHIYLKGAKKLRPDIALDNTNFTVAIDGPAGSGKSTVSKIISKELNFIYVDTGAMFRTIALYCLKNNIDYNNEQNVSISLDNIDISLSFENGIQQIYLNDENVTEKIRTQEIAKVASIIAKIFSVREKLLNIQREIAKNNNVIMDGRDIGTNVLPDANVKIYLDADIDERAKRRCEELAIKNEEFEYNKVRQGIIDRDNEDKNRAISPLKKADDAITINTTNLSIYEVSDLIIKIIKDNIK